In the Streptomyces spororaveus genome, GCGCGAGCAGCGTGATCGCCACGCCCAGCAGCCCGTACGTGATCATGTCCGTGAAGCGGGAGCGCACCGCGAGCATCCCGACCGAGGGCAGCACACGCCGCATCACCGCGGCCGCGATCAGCGCGACGCCGATGGCCAGGCAGCCGACCCGCGGGTACCCGAAGGCCGTGGCCAGCAGCCCGACCGCGGTCGCGGCGAGCACGCTGAGCATCGGCCACTGACGGGCCGGCGTGGACACGGCCCCGGGGACGGCGCGGCCGCTGCCCTCGGGCCGGGCGGTGTCCCGGGTGATGGAGGGGAAGCGGCGGGACCGGGCCGCCGCCTCGGCCCCAGCCGTGCCGGAAGGGGCCTGCGCGCCGGGCACGCCGGGCGTCGCGGGCGCGACCGGGGCGACGGGGGTGCCGTTCGCCCTGGCCGGGCCACCTCCCGCCGCGTTCTCCGCGTCCGGTTCAGCCTGCACTGGTGGTCCGTTCCGCCGCCTCGACGACGTTGACGAGGAGCTGGGCCCGGGTCATCGGGCCGACCCCGCCCGGGTTCGGCGAGATCCACGCGGCCACCTCGGCCACACCGGGGTGCACGTCGCCGACGATCTTCCCTTCGCCGTCGCGGCTGACGCCGACGTCGAGCACGGCCGCGCCCGGCTTCACGTCCTCCGGCTTGACCAGGTGCGGGACGCCGGCCGCCGCGACGATGATGTCCGCCTGGCGCAGCTGCGCGGACAGGTCGCGCGTACCGGTGTGGCAGAGCGTCACGGTGGCGTTCTCGGACTTGCGGGTCAGCAGCAGGCCGATGGAGCGCCCGACGGTGATCCCGCGGCCGAGGACCACGACGTGCGCGCCGTTGATGGCGACGTCGTGGTGGCGCAGCAGTTCGACGATCCCGTACGGGGTGCAGGGCAGCGGCCCCGGCTCGTTCAGCACCAGCCGGCCCAGCGACATGGGGTGCAGGCCGTCGGCGTCCTTCAGCGGATCCATCAGCTCCAGGACCCGGTTGGTGTCGATGCCCTTGGGGAGCGGGAGTTGGACGATGTAGCCGGTGCACTCCGGGTTGTCGTTGAGCTCCCGGACGACCGCCTCGATGTCCTCCTGGGAGGCGGTCCCGGGCAGTTCGCGCTGGATGGAGGCGATGCCGACCTCGGCGCAGTCCTTGTGCTTGCCGTTCACGTACCAGCGGCTGCCCGGATCGTCACCGACGAGGAGGGTGCCGAGGCCGGGGGTGATGCCCCGGGCCTTCAGGGCCGCCACACGGGCGGTCAGTTCGGACTTGATCGCTGCGGCGGTGGCCTTGCCATCGAGAATCTGGGCGGTCATGACCCCATCCTCCCGGATGAGGTGGCCCCGGTTCCAGTCAAGGCGCTCACAGGGGTTCAGCGTTCATTGCACTTGCACAACAAGTCACTGTCCGTACCCCAACCAACTGGACAAGCCCAGGCCCGTCGGACCACGATGAAACGACTGATGTGCCGCGGGCAGTGCCGGGGGGCGGGACCGCACCGTGCAGGATTCCTCCGCGCTCATGCCGTGCGTCCCCGCACTTCCACGGAGGAACACCCCAACATGAGCTTCGGCGAACCGCAGAACCCGTACGGTCAGCAGCCGCCGCAGGGCCAGCCCGGCTACGGCTACCCCCAGCAGGCACCCCAGGGCGTCCCGCCGCAGGGCGGCTACGGCTACCCGCAGCAGGCCCCGCAGAGCTACCCGGGCGCTCCCGCCGGATACCCGGGCGGATACCCCGGCGGCCCGGGCGGATACCCCGGGGCCCACATGGAGATGCCGGGCGGGGCGAAGGCGGCCCGCGTCATCCTCTTCATCGTGGGTGGCCTGCAGGTGCTGGGCGGCCTGTTCGTGATCATCGGCGGCGCCGTGTTCGCCGCGGTGCTCTCGGACTCCTCCAGCTCCAGCTCCTCCCAGGACGCCGGCGCCGCCGCCGGCACCGCGGGCGTCATCGTGGGCCTCGTCTTCATCGGGTTCGCCCTGTGGCCCATCCTGACCGCGGCCAAGATGGGCAAGGGCCGTGGCGGAGTGCGCGTCTCCGGCATCATCTACGGCTCGCTCCAGGTCCTCTTCGCCGTTTTCGGCATCGTGGTGAACCTGATCGCGTTCGGCGCGGCCGACAACACCACGGGCGGCGGCCTCACCGTCGTCTCCGTGCTGCCGTCGCTGGTCTCCCTCGCCCTCGGCCTCACGATCGTCATCGGTCTCGCCAAGGCCGGGGACTACTTCCGGCGTCCCCAGTACTGAGCCGTCCTGTACGCACACGGCGAAGGCCGCGACCCGCAGTGCGGGTCGCGGCCTTCGCCGTGTGCCGGGTGTGCCGGACTCAGTGGAAGAAGTGCCGGGTCCCGGTGAAGTACATGGTCACACCGGCCTTCTTCGCGGCCTCGACGACCAGCTCGTCACGGACCGAACCGCCCGGCTGGACCACGGCCTTGATACCCGCGGCCGTGAGGATCTCCAGCCCGTCCGGGAACGGGAAGAAGGCGTCGGACGCGGCGTACGAGCCCTGCGCGCGTTCGGCGCCCGCCCGCTCGACCGCGAGCTTCGCCGAGTCGACACGGTTGACCTGGCCCATGCCGACGCCGACCGAGGCACCGTCCTTGGCGAGCAGGATCGCGTTGGACTTGACGGCCCGGCAGGCCTTCCAGGCGAAGGCCAGCTCGGCGAGCTCCGCCGGGGACAGGGCGTCGCCGGTGGCCAGGGTCCAGTTGGCCGGGTCGTCGCCCTCGGCCTGGAAGACGTCCGACTGCTGGAGCAGCACGCCGCCGGAGACGGGCTTGAGGTCGCCCGGCTGGTGCGGGGTGCCGTCCACCTTCAGCACGCGGATGTTCTTCTTCTTGGCCAGGATCTCGACCGCGCCGTCCTCGTAGCCGGGGGCGGCGATGACCTCGGTGAAGATCTCCGCGACCTGCTCGGCGAGCTCGACGGTCACCGGGCGGTTGACGGCGATGACGCCGCCGAAGGCCGACAGCGGGTCGCAGGCGTGCGCCTTGCGGTGGGCCGCTGCGACGTCCGCGTCGACCGCGATGCCGCACGGGTTGGCGTGCTTGATGATCGCGACGCAGGGCTCTGCGTGGTCGTAGGCGGCGCGGCGCGCGGCCTCGGTGTCCACGTAGTTGTTGAAGGACATCTCCTTGCCGTGCAGCTGCTCGGCGTTGGCGAGTCCGCCCGGCTGACCGTCCGTGTAGAGGGCGGCGGCCTGGTGCGGGTTCTCGCCGTAGCGCAGGGTCGACTTGCGCTCCCAGGCGCCGGCCAGGAACTCGGGCAGCGCGCCGTCCTCGGACTCCGGGGCGTACGCGTTCGTGAACCACGAGGCGACGGCCACGTCGTACGCGGCGGTGTGCTGGAAGGCCTCCGCCGCGAGCCGCTTGCGGGCGGTGAGGTCGAAGCCGCCGCCCTGGGCCGCCGCGATGACGTCGGCGTAGCGGGCCGGGCTGGTAACGACCGCGACCGAGGGGTGGTTCTTGGCGGCGGCGCGGACCATCGACGGGCCGCCGATGTCGATCTGCTCCACGCACTCGTCGGGGGTGGCACCCGACTGGACGGTCGCGAGGAAGGGGTACAGGTTGACGACCACCAGGTCGAAGGGCTCGACGCCCAGCTCGGCGAGCTGGTTGCGGTGGTCCTCCAGACGCAGGTCGGCGAGGATGCCGGCGTGCACGCGCGGGTGCAGGGTCTTGACCCGGCCGTCGAGGCACTCGGGGAAGCCGGTCAGCTCCTCCACCTTGGTGACGGGCACCCCGGTGGCGGCGATCTTCGAGGCGGTGGACCCGGTGGAGACGAGCGCGACGCCCGCCTCGTGCAGCCCGCGGGCCAGCTCTTCCAGTCCCGTCTTGTCGTAGACGCTGATGAGCGCACGTCGGATCGGCCGCTGGTTCGTGGTCGGGTCGTTGCTCGCTGCGTTGTCTGCGGCGGTCACTGGATTGTTACCTTTCGTCCCTCAATGCGGTAGCCGTGCCGGGCCAGACGCCCCACGACATCGACGAGCAGCTGGCGCTCGACTTCCTTGATGCGCTCGTGGAGAGCGGCTTCGTCGTCCTCGTCCCGGACCTCGACCACACCCTGGGCGATGATCGGACCGGTGTCCACGCCGCCGTCCACGAAGTGGACCGTGCAGCCGGTGACCTTCGCGCCGTAGGCGAGGGTGTCCCGTACGCCGTGCGCGCCGGGGAAGGCGGGGAGGAGGGCGGGGTGGGTGTTGATGAACCGGCCGCCGAAGCGGTCGATGAACGCCTTGCCCACGATCTTCATGAATCCTGCGGACACCACGAGGTCCGGCGCGTGGGCGTCGGTCGCCTCGGTGAGGGCGACATCCCACTCCTCGCGGCTGCCGTAGCCCTTGACCGGGCAGACGAAGGTGGGGATCCCGGCCTTCTCCGCCCGCTCCAGGCCGGCGATGTTCTCGCGGTCGGCCCCCACGGCGACGACTTCGGCGCCGAAGCCCTCGGATCCGCCGGGGTGGGCGTCGATGGCATCGAGCAGGGCCTGGAGGTTGGTGCCGGAACCGGAGACCAGCACGACCAGGCGGGAGGTGGCCATGGGAGGCCCTTTCTCGCGGGGTTGCGGTGTTCGTCTTGTGTGGTCATACGAAACTTCGGGGTACCGATATATGGGGAACCATACGAAGCCACCGACCGCCTGCAACGATACCGGTACACCGGACAGCCCCCGAGGGACGGGGGGACGGCCGGGCGGTAGCGTCTGGCCTACGAGCCGCAAACTGGCCTCACCTCGCCACGACGTCCCCGCGACGTCCCTGACACAGGGGAAGAAACACACCCGATGCCGGACCGCCGTCAGCCCGACTCCCCGACCGACGACAACCCCTTCGCGGCCCCGCCGGAAGGCCGGCCCGACCAGCCGTGGCAGCCGCGCGGCGGCGGTGGCGGGAACGGCGACGGCCCGAAGGACTCGGACGGCCAGCGGGGTCCGGCACGCTGGGACCCGACGGACCCGATCCAGCGGCGCGCCCGCTACGCGCTGCTGGCCGGCATGTGGGGCTTCTTCTTCGCGATCTTCCAGATCCCGTCGGTCGGGCTGCTGCTCGGGGCCCTCGCCATCTACTGGGGCATCAGCGCGCTGCGCGGCAAGCCCGCCCCGGCGACCGCCGAGGGCGCCCCGGCGGCGCCGGCGGCCCCGTCCGGCCTGGACGCCCTGGGCCCGGCGGCCCGCCCCCAGCGCACGGCGGCGGTGAGCGGCCTGGTCACGGCGTCGC is a window encoding:
- the purH gene encoding bifunctional phosphoribosylaminoimidazolecarboxamide formyltransferase/IMP cyclohydrolase, whose amino-acid sequence is MTAADNAASNDPTTNQRPIRRALISVYDKTGLEELARGLHEAGVALVSTGSTASKIAATGVPVTKVEELTGFPECLDGRVKTLHPRVHAGILADLRLEDHRNQLAELGVEPFDLVVVNLYPFLATVQSGATPDECVEQIDIGGPSMVRAAAKNHPSVAVVTSPARYADVIAAAQGGGFDLTARKRLAAEAFQHTAAYDVAVASWFTNAYAPESEDGALPEFLAGAWERKSTLRYGENPHQAAALYTDGQPGGLANAEQLHGKEMSFNNYVDTEAARRAAYDHAEPCVAIIKHANPCGIAVDADVAAAHRKAHACDPLSAFGGVIAVNRPVTVELAEQVAEIFTEVIAAPGYEDGAVEILAKKKNIRVLKVDGTPHQPGDLKPVSGGVLLQQSDVFQAEGDDPANWTLATGDALSPAELAELAFAWKACRAVKSNAILLAKDGASVGVGMGQVNRVDSAKLAVERAGAERAQGSYAASDAFFPFPDGLEILTAAGIKAVVQPGGSVRDELVVEAAKKAGVTMYFTGTRHFFH
- a CDS encoding DUF3017 domain-containing protein, with amino-acid sequence MQAEPDAENAAGGGPARANGTPVAPVAPATPGVPGAQAPSGTAGAEAAARSRRFPSITRDTARPEGSGRAVPGAVSTPARQWPMLSVLAATAVGLLATAFGYPRVGCLAIGVALIAAAVMRRVLPSVGMLAVRSRFTDMITYGLLGVAITLLALVMAAPKPWLVIPFMESAVRFTVR
- a CDS encoding bifunctional methylenetetrahydrofolate dehydrogenase/methenyltetrahydrofolate cyclohydrolase; this translates as MTAQILDGKATAAAIKSELTARVAALKARGITPGLGTLLVGDDPGSRWYVNGKHKDCAEVGIASIQRELPGTASQEDIEAVVRELNDNPECTGYIVQLPLPKGIDTNRVLELMDPLKDADGLHPMSLGRLVLNEPGPLPCTPYGIVELLRHHDVAINGAHVVVLGRGITVGRSIGLLLTRKSENATVTLCHTGTRDLSAQLRQADIIVAAAGVPHLVKPEDVKPGAAVLDVGVSRDGEGKIVGDVHPGVAEVAAWISPNPGGVGPMTRAQLLVNVVEAAERTTSAG
- the purN gene encoding phosphoribosylglycinamide formyltransferase, which gives rise to MATSRLVVLVSGSGTNLQALLDAIDAHPGGSEGFGAEVVAVGADRENIAGLERAEKAGIPTFVCPVKGYGSREEWDVALTEATDAHAPDLVVSAGFMKIVGKAFIDRFGGRFINTHPALLPAFPGAHGVRDTLAYGAKVTGCTVHFVDGGVDTGPIIAQGVVEVRDEDDEAALHERIKEVERQLLVDVVGRLARHGYRIEGRKVTIQ